From the Musa acuminata AAA Group cultivar baxijiao chromosome BXJ1-2, Cavendish_Baxijiao_AAA, whole genome shotgun sequence genome, one window contains:
- the LOC135609790 gene encoding plasma membrane-associated cation-binding protein 1-like: MVNYWKTKVLPKIKKVFDRNGKKAAAAEACKSFDESKEEITKELEEKKADLQPKVVEIYEASAVEIKTLVKQPTESGLKKKSAVVIKFIEELVKIEFPGSKPVSEAASKHGPALVSGPVIFIFEKVSTLLPAEAEPEPEPEPELEPAAAVETTSKEITPEGAEETKKEEAEKAEEAPAPPAPAEEAVTPPEPAPEPAKA; this comes from the exons ATGGTTAACTACTGGAAGACGAAGGTCCTTCCAAAGATCAAGAAGGTCTTTGACCGGAACGGCAAGAAGGCTGCTGCAGCTGAGGCATGCAAGTCCTTCGATGAATCCAAG GAGGAGATTACCAAGGAGTTGGAGGAGAAGAAGGCAGACCTCCAGCCCAAAGTCGTAGAGATCTATGAAGCCTCTGCTGTTGAGATCAAG ACTTTGGTGAAGCAGCCTACAGAGTCGGGACTGAAGAAGAAATCAGCTGTTGTCATCAAGTTCATCGAGGAACTAGTGAAGATCG AATTCCCTGGCTCCAAGCCGGTAAGCGAGGCAGCAAGCAAGCATGGCCCCGCCCTCGTCTCCGGTCCTGTTATCTTCATCTTCGAGAAGGTCTCCACCTTGCTCCCCGCCGAAGCCGAACCGGAACCGGAACCGGAACCGGAACTGGAACCGGCCGCCGCCGTCGAGACCACCAGCAAGGAGATCACTCCCGAGGGCGCGGAGGAGACCAAGAAAGAGGAGGCCGAGAAGGCGGAGGAGGCCCCAGCTCCGCCTGCTCCTGCCGAAGAGGCAGTGACTCCGCCGGAGCCTGCGCCAGAGCCTGCCAAGGCTTGA
- the LOC103976475 gene encoding probable glycosyltransferase At3g07620 isoform X2 → MIAKLRSWKVSFCEINMVQLQKPWVTTVRRVVLVIAIALSVLVFQTFMLSSRTALSSPFPAFSDPETEGRSSLSTVSSYRSLSTGELSLLSDPRNSTGTSPVDVRTGEDDMLDDDEDDIDLGEDEEPESEFSFDLGNGVILKKVRDPNGGFIKLEKVVDPNYFPSTEKVGEPAPGYSFSSDGKHNAPLVSDQIKNFHNESVSSVAVSSPLVSHTTDPLVDLSTNTSDPISTVTTSTPSSVEQATKTVSSSIKQSTETLPKDSAQLAGKSTSYNSFGGNYTPKRRKNKRRAMPPLSMSEMNSLLLKNRASYRAMRPRWSSAHDQNIIAARAQIENAPISKNDQELYEPAFRNLSMFKRSYELMESTLKVYVYKEGGRPIFHQPVLKGIYASEGWFMKLMKRNRHLTVKDPRNANMFYIPFSSRFLEFALYVPDSHNKKNLVQYLQGYMDMIAAKYPFWNRTGGADHFAAACHDWAPYETRHTMDSSIRALCNADLHEGFRVGKDVSLPETLVLSPKNPLRELGGSPASERSILAFFAGNMHGRLRPILLQHWENKDPYMKIFGPMPPGVNNKKTYIQFMKTSKYCICPRGYEVNSPRIVESIFYECVPVIISDNYVPPLFEVLNWEAFSVIVPEADVPRLKEILMSIPLNKYLLLQKGVRKVQKHFLWHNTPVKYDLFHMILHSIWFNRVFTIRAR, encoded by the exons ATGATTGCTAAGTTGAG GTCATGGAAGGTGAGTTTTTGTGAGATCAACATGGTTCAATTGCAAAAGCCATGGGTTACCACAGTACGAAGAGTGGTCTTGGTGATCGCGATAGCCCTTTCTGTTTTAGTATTTCAGACTTTCATGCTCTCCTCTAGAACTGCTCTGTCATCTCCATTCCCTGCCTTTAGTGACCCTGAAACTGAAGGAAGGAGTTCATTGAGCACTGTATCTTCTTATCGCTCATTAAGTACTGGAGAGCTCTCTCTTTTAAGTGATCCAAGGAATTCGACTGGAACATCTCCGGTCGATGTACGGACTGGTGAGGACGATATGTtggatgatgatgaagatgatatCGACCTGGGTGAGGACGAAGAACCAGAGAGCGAGTTCTCATTTGACCTTGGAAATGGGGTTATACTGAAAAAGGTTAGGGACCCAAATGGTGGTTTCATCAAACTTGAAAAGGTAGTTGATCCAAATTATTTTCCTTCTACGGAGAAGGTTGGGGAACCAGCTCCTGGTTATTCATTTTCTTCAGATGGCAAACATAATGCACCTTTAGTCTCTGATCAAATAAAAAATTTCCATAATGAATCGGTTTCATCTGTAGCTGTATCATCACCATTAGTTTCTCATACAACTGACCCTCTGGTGGATTTGAGCACAAATACAAGTGATCCTATCAGCACAGTGACAACTAGTACTCCATCATCAGTAGAACAAGCAACTAAGACTGTTTCTTCATCTATAAAGCAATCGACAGAGACACTTCCAAAGGACAGTGCTCAGCTGGCTGGTAAATCCACCTCTTACAATAGCTTTGGGGGTAACTACACTCCAAAACGAAGAAAGAATAAGCGGCGAGCAATGCCACCACTTTCTATGTCAGAGATGAACAGCCTGCTGCTTAAGAACCGTGCTTCATATCGTGCAATG AGACCTCGATGGTCTTCGGCTCATGACCAGAATATAATAGCTGCAAGGGCACAGATTGAGAATGCTCCTATTTCAAAGAATGATCAAGAACTCTACGAACCTGCTTTTCGAAATCTTTCCATGTTTAAAAG GAGCTATGAGCTCATGGAAAGCACACTCAAAGTATATGTCTATAAGGAAGGCGGGAGACCCATATTCCATCAGCCTGTACTGAAAGGAATTTATGCTTCTGAAGGATGGTTCATGAAATTGATGAAGAGAAACAGACACTTAACTGTGAAGGACCCCAGAAATGCAAACATGTTCTACATTCCTTTCAGTTCTCGTTTCTTGGAGTTTGCTCTGTATGTGCCCGACTCCCACAACAAAAAGAACTTAGTCCAGTACTTGCAGGGCTATATGGACATGATTGCTGCAAAATATCCTTTCTGGAATAGAACAGGTGGAGCTGACCATTTTGCTGCTGCTTGCCATGACTGG GCACCATATGAAACAAGGCATACCATGGACAGTTCCATTAGAGCGCTTTGTAATGCTGATCTCCATGAAGGCTTCCGAGTAGGCAAGGATGTCTCTCTTCCAGAAACATTAGTCCTTTCACCTAAGAACCCTCTAAGAGAGCTTGGTGGAAGTCCTGCCAGTGAGAGGTCCATCCTTGCCTTCTTTGCAGGAAACATGCATGGCAGGCTCCGGCCAATCCTACTGCAGCACTGGGAGAACAAAGACCCATACATGAAAATCTTTGGTCCAATGCCTCCAGGAGTCAACAATAAGAAGACTTACATCCAGTTCATGAAGACAAGCAAATACTGTATCTGTCCTCGAGGTTATGAGGTTAACAGTCCGCGGATAGTGGAGTCCATCTTTTATGAATGTGTTCCGGTGATCATATCAGACAATTATGTGCCACCTCTCTTTGAAGTGTTGAATTGGGAAGCATTCTCTGTTATCGTTCCAGAAGCAGATGTACCACGATTAAAAGAGATACTCATGTCAATCCCATTGAACAAGTACTTGTTGTTGCAGAAGGGGGTAAGGAAGGTACAAAAGCACTTCCTTTGGCATAATACGCCAGTGAAGTATGATTTATTCCACATGATTCTTCATTCCATCTGGTTCAACAGAGTTTTCACCATAAGAGCCAGATGA
- the LOC135609805 gene encoding protein MODIFIED TRANSPORT TO THE VACUOLE 1-like, with the protein MDQSRRAVESYWRSRMVDGVTSDEDKVAPVYKLEEVCELLRTSPASIVKEVSDYILKRLDHKSPIVKQKALRLIKYAVAKSGNEFRREMQRHSVAMRQLFHYKGQLDPLKGDALNKAVRETAHEAVAAVFASDDNKTVAPTQGLDKRIQGFGNTNFEFQAEEKRSFLSEVVGLGSASIRQGLSTIAAAHSSRKNDTGSYKSPNLRRSLTTEIDSPNGYQGIEHHGESWEGSGISKRNSGTWGPDSRLSISTSVANEDTSSTNTGAKSREERLLETIVTSGGVRLQPTRDALQAFLAAAAKLDGVAMSHALEMKLQSHLWQVRMKTICVLESILKIKDDEHFFSIVSYFTENKDSIVRCTELPQASLREKAIKVLSLLGGEQTSGAREETSDGKATSAPPVVQMPDLIDTGDFDDYGSQDSMETQGKQSTAELKPSNSLVDDLFASDPLADINTSGNKNQDDPFADVSFHVTEDKEGNDLFSGLTVDDKKSDIVLDVPEIKKPDLLDVFGAYSVQHQEEAGKDRGNMHDLMTGLSLNGIQENEPPGSVGASAAFSGLGMLASSTQPSQVPANGSMKSNQDLNSVYSQAPIQYGMPPNIMFNQGFVAQPMNYEAMSAFIAQQQFLLQNIGNLNTGFGQTAGNAMEGSYAAPLPDIFQLSNNPVKSHASTTKSPKEDTKAFDFITDHLAAARGGSKRIT; encoded by the exons ATGGATCAGAGCCGGAGAGCTGTGGAGTCCTATTGGAGATCTCGCATGGTTGATGGAGTGACCTCGGATGAAGATAAGGTTGCTCCGGTGTACAAGTTGGAGGAGGTCTGCGAGCTTCTGCGAACGTCCCCGGCCAGCATCGTGAAGGAGGTATCGGATTATATTCTCAAACGGCTGGATCACAAGAGCCCAATTGTTAAGCAGAAG GCTCTTCGGCTGATCAAGTATGCAGTGGCAAAATCTGGAAATGAGTTCAGGAGGGAAatgcaaaggcactcggtcgcaatGCGTCAGCTGTTCCATTATAAAGGTCAGTTAGATCCCCTGAAAGGAGACGCCCTTAATAAGGCTGTTCGTGAGACTGCTCATGAGGCAGTTGCGGCTGTCTTTGCTTCCGATGACAACAAGACAGTGGCACCCACACAAGGCCTTGATAAGCGCATCCAAGGCTTTGGGAATACAAACTTTGAGTTTCAAGCCGAAGAGAAAAGGTCGTTTCTTAGTGAAGTGGTTGGTCTTGGTAGTGCCTCCATCAGGCAGGGACTTAGCACCATTGCTGCTGCTCATTCTTCGAGGAAAAATGACACTGGCAGTTATAAGAGCCCAAACCTACGTAGATCTTTAACAACAGAAATAGACAGTCCTAATGGATATCAAGGAATCGAACACCACGGAGAAAGTTGGGAAGGTTCTGGTATCTCAAAAAGAAACTCTGGAACATGGGGCCCTGATTCGAGACTGAGCATATCCACTTCTGTGGCAAATGAGGACACGAGTTCAACTAACACAGGAGCAAAGAGTCGTGAGGAACGGCTTTTGGAGACAATTGTCACATCTGGAGGTGTACGTCTGCAACCAACTCGTGATGCTTTGCAGGCTTTTCTTGCAGCGGCTGCCAAATTAGATGGAGTGGCCATGAGTCATGCCTTAGAAATGAAGCTCCAATCACATTTGTGGCAA GTAAGGATGAAGACTATTTGTGTCCTGGaatcaattttaaaaataaaagatgatGAACACTTCTTTAGCATAGTGTCTTATTTTACcgagaacaaggattctatcgtcAGATGTACAGAGCTACCACAAGCTTCTTTGAGGGAGAAAGCAATCAAG GTATTAAGTCTTCTTGGTGGTGAGCAAACTTCTGGAGCAAGAGAGGAGACATCGGATGGAAAAGCTACTTCTGCCCCCCCTGTTGTTCAAATGCCTGACTTAATTGATACTGGTGACTTTGATGATTATGGGAGTCAAGATTCCATGGAGACGCAGGGCAAGCAAAGCACAGCAGAGTTGAAGCCATCAAACTCTTTGGTAGACGATCTGTTTGCCAGTGATCCTCTTGCTGATATAAACACTTCTGGCAATAAAAATCAAGATGATCCATTTGCAGATGTGTCTTTCCATGTGACTGAGGACAAGGAGGGGAATGACCTTTTCTCCGGATTGACAGTTGATGATAAGAAGTCGGATATTGTTTTAGATGTTCCTGAAATTAAGAAGCCTGACTTGCTTGATGTTTTTGGTGCATATTCTGTTCAGCACCAAGAGGAAGCAGGAAAGGATAGAGGCAACATGCATGATTTGATGACTGGGTTGTCTCTCAATGGAATCCAAGAAAATGAACCACCTGGATCAGTGGGAGCATCTGCTGCTTTCTCTGGACTTGGAATGTTGGCCAGTAGCACTCAACCAAGCCAGGTACCTGCAAATGGATCTATGAAGAGTAATCAGGATTTGAACTCTGTCTATTCCCAGGCTCCTATTCAGTATGGCATGCCTCCAAATATTATGTTCAATCAAGGTTTTGTTGCTCAGCCAATGAACTACGAGGCGATGAGTGCATTCATTGCCCAACAGCAGTTTTTATTGCAAAACATTGGAAATCTCAACACTGGATTTGGACAAACAGCTGGGAATGCTATGGAGGGAAGTTATGCTGCACCACTTCCTGATATTTTTCAACTTTCAAATAATCCAGTAAAAAGCCATGCTTCAACTACGAAAAGCCCAAAGGAGGACACTAAAGCTTTTGATTTCATAACG GATCACCTTGCTGCAGCTCGAGGAGGTTCAAAAAGGATTACATGA
- the LOC103976475 gene encoding probable glycosyltransferase At5g03795 isoform X1: MRLERSAVVGDTSSVCPLDDGVLHSCGCILLLALFSGELRGRKIARERSWKVSFCEINMVQLQKPWVTTVRRVVLVIAIALSVLVFQTFMLSSRTALSSPFPAFSDPETEGRSSLSTVSSYRSLSTGELSLLSDPRNSTGTSPVDVRTGEDDMLDDDEDDIDLGEDEEPESEFSFDLGNGVILKKVRDPNGGFIKLEKVVDPNYFPSTEKVGEPAPGYSFSSDGKHNAPLVSDQIKNFHNESVSSVAVSSPLVSHTTDPLVDLSTNTSDPISTVTTSTPSSVEQATKTVSSSIKQSTETLPKDSAQLAGKSTSYNSFGGNYTPKRRKNKRRAMPPLSMSEMNSLLLKNRASYRAMRPRWSSAHDQNIIAARAQIENAPISKNDQELYEPAFRNLSMFKRSYELMESTLKVYVYKEGGRPIFHQPVLKGIYASEGWFMKLMKRNRHLTVKDPRNANMFYIPFSSRFLEFALYVPDSHNKKNLVQYLQGYMDMIAAKYPFWNRTGGADHFAAACHDWAPYETRHTMDSSIRALCNADLHEGFRVGKDVSLPETLVLSPKNPLRELGGSPASERSILAFFAGNMHGRLRPILLQHWENKDPYMKIFGPMPPGVNNKKTYIQFMKTSKYCICPRGYEVNSPRIVESIFYECVPVIISDNYVPPLFEVLNWEAFSVIVPEADVPRLKEILMSIPLNKYLLLQKGVRKVQKHFLWHNTPVKYDLFHMILHSIWFNRVFTIRAR, encoded by the exons ATGCGGTTAGAACGCTCAGCCGTAGTCGGTGACACTTCTTCTGTTTGCCCGCTGGACGATGGGGTTCTTCATTCTTGTGGCTGCATTCTACTGCTTGCCCTCTTCTCCGGTGAACTCAGAGGTCGTAAGATCGCAAGGGAGAG GTCATGGAAGGTGAGTTTTTGTGAGATCAACATGGTTCAATTGCAAAAGCCATGGGTTACCACAGTACGAAGAGTGGTCTTGGTGATCGCGATAGCCCTTTCTGTTTTAGTATTTCAGACTTTCATGCTCTCCTCTAGAACTGCTCTGTCATCTCCATTCCCTGCCTTTAGTGACCCTGAAACTGAAGGAAGGAGTTCATTGAGCACTGTATCTTCTTATCGCTCATTAAGTACTGGAGAGCTCTCTCTTTTAAGTGATCCAAGGAATTCGACTGGAACATCTCCGGTCGATGTACGGACTGGTGAGGACGATATGTtggatgatgatgaagatgatatCGACCTGGGTGAGGACGAAGAACCAGAGAGCGAGTTCTCATTTGACCTTGGAAATGGGGTTATACTGAAAAAGGTTAGGGACCCAAATGGTGGTTTCATCAAACTTGAAAAGGTAGTTGATCCAAATTATTTTCCTTCTACGGAGAAGGTTGGGGAACCAGCTCCTGGTTATTCATTTTCTTCAGATGGCAAACATAATGCACCTTTAGTCTCTGATCAAATAAAAAATTTCCATAATGAATCGGTTTCATCTGTAGCTGTATCATCACCATTAGTTTCTCATACAACTGACCCTCTGGTGGATTTGAGCACAAATACAAGTGATCCTATCAGCACAGTGACAACTAGTACTCCATCATCAGTAGAACAAGCAACTAAGACTGTTTCTTCATCTATAAAGCAATCGACAGAGACACTTCCAAAGGACAGTGCTCAGCTGGCTGGTAAATCCACCTCTTACAATAGCTTTGGGGGTAACTACACTCCAAAACGAAGAAAGAATAAGCGGCGAGCAATGCCACCACTTTCTATGTCAGAGATGAACAGCCTGCTGCTTAAGAACCGTGCTTCATATCGTGCAATG AGACCTCGATGGTCTTCGGCTCATGACCAGAATATAATAGCTGCAAGGGCACAGATTGAGAATGCTCCTATTTCAAAGAATGATCAAGAACTCTACGAACCTGCTTTTCGAAATCTTTCCATGTTTAAAAG GAGCTATGAGCTCATGGAAAGCACACTCAAAGTATATGTCTATAAGGAAGGCGGGAGACCCATATTCCATCAGCCTGTACTGAAAGGAATTTATGCTTCTGAAGGATGGTTCATGAAATTGATGAAGAGAAACAGACACTTAACTGTGAAGGACCCCAGAAATGCAAACATGTTCTACATTCCTTTCAGTTCTCGTTTCTTGGAGTTTGCTCTGTATGTGCCCGACTCCCACAACAAAAAGAACTTAGTCCAGTACTTGCAGGGCTATATGGACATGATTGCTGCAAAATATCCTTTCTGGAATAGAACAGGTGGAGCTGACCATTTTGCTGCTGCTTGCCATGACTGG GCACCATATGAAACAAGGCATACCATGGACAGTTCCATTAGAGCGCTTTGTAATGCTGATCTCCATGAAGGCTTCCGAGTAGGCAAGGATGTCTCTCTTCCAGAAACATTAGTCCTTTCACCTAAGAACCCTCTAAGAGAGCTTGGTGGAAGTCCTGCCAGTGAGAGGTCCATCCTTGCCTTCTTTGCAGGAAACATGCATGGCAGGCTCCGGCCAATCCTACTGCAGCACTGGGAGAACAAAGACCCATACATGAAAATCTTTGGTCCAATGCCTCCAGGAGTCAACAATAAGAAGACTTACATCCAGTTCATGAAGACAAGCAAATACTGTATCTGTCCTCGAGGTTATGAGGTTAACAGTCCGCGGATAGTGGAGTCCATCTTTTATGAATGTGTTCCGGTGATCATATCAGACAATTATGTGCCACCTCTCTTTGAAGTGTTGAATTGGGAAGCATTCTCTGTTATCGTTCCAGAAGCAGATGTACCACGATTAAAAGAGATACTCATGTCAATCCCATTGAACAAGTACTTGTTGTTGCAGAAGGGGGTAAGGAAGGTACAAAAGCACTTCCTTTGGCATAATACGCCAGTGAAGTATGATTTATTCCACATGATTCTTCATTCCATCTGGTTCAACAGAGTTTTCACCATAAGAGCCAGATGA